In one Natronosalvus amylolyticus genomic region, the following are encoded:
- a CDS encoding RNA-guided endonuclease InsQ/TnpB family protein yields the protein MAIQVTRTYVASIRNQQQVKSDLDSLGFAASKLWNIARWTCDRIWSETGTIPEDGPLKAYLKNHERYADLNSQSSQRVIEELAEAFKGWYAKRRNGDDRANPPKYRKHNGDHPRSTVTFKEDGFKHDSKNNRIRLSKGRNLKEHWSDFILCEIETRPDVVVENVRQVRAVWNGDEWELHLVCKHEIEADSPGNETAGIDLGIKNFAAVSYSTGDHELYPGNALKTDERYFAKEIAKCNSSRSNKALRIRRKRSERRSHYLHAVTRHIVTECVERGVGTIAVGNLEGVREDDETGEVRNWGDRGNEGLHGWAFDRFTNLLTYKAKAEGIAVVIVSERDTSKTCSCCGQKRKANRVERGLYVCRGCNAVMNADSNGAENIRRRLDQAEKVTLNPRSSGDRSSGRVARPAVNLFRRGEHDPSSGQGTFAEQASICKP from the coding sequence ATGGCGATTCAGGTCACTCGTACCTACGTTGCTTCCATCAGGAACCAGCAACAGGTCAAGAGTGATTTGGATTCGCTCGGGTTCGCCGCCTCGAAACTCTGGAACATTGCACGCTGGACGTGCGACCGAATCTGGAGTGAAACAGGGACAATCCCCGAGGATGGACCGCTCAAAGCGTACCTAAAAAACCACGAACGCTACGCCGACCTCAATTCTCAGTCGAGTCAGCGAGTCATAGAAGAACTCGCTGAAGCGTTCAAAGGGTGGTACGCCAAGCGCCGAAACGGGGACGACCGCGCAAACCCACCGAAGTACCGAAAACACAACGGCGACCACCCACGCTCCACGGTCACGTTCAAAGAAGACGGTTTTAAACACGACTCGAAGAACAACCGGATTCGCCTCTCCAAAGGTCGAAATCTGAAAGAACACTGGTCGGACTTCATCCTCTGTGAAATCGAAACCCGACCAGACGTTGTTGTTGAGAATGTTCGCCAAGTTCGAGCCGTCTGGAATGGCGACGAATGGGAACTCCACCTCGTGTGCAAGCACGAAATCGAGGCCGACTCTCCCGGCAACGAAACCGCTGGTATCGACCTCGGCATCAAGAACTTCGCCGCCGTCTCGTACTCCACGGGCGACCACGAGTTGTATCCGGGGAACGCTCTCAAGACTGACGAACGGTACTTCGCCAAGGAGATAGCGAAGTGCAACTCATCTCGGTCGAACAAGGCACTCCGAATCCGCCGAAAGCGTTCCGAGCGTCGGTCGCACTACCTCCACGCCGTCACCAGACACATCGTCACAGAGTGCGTCGAACGAGGTGTCGGAACGATTGCTGTCGGCAACCTCGAAGGCGTCCGTGAAGACGACGAAACTGGCGAGGTTCGAAACTGGGGCGACCGTGGGAACGAAGGCTTGCACGGCTGGGCGTTCGACCGCTTCACGAACTTGCTCACGTACAAGGCGAAAGCCGAAGGCATTGCCGTAGTCATAGTGAGTGAACGGGATACGTCGAAGACGTGTTCGTGCTGTGGACAGAAGCGGAAGGCAAATCGTGTAGAACGCGGATTGTACGTTTGTCGTGGGTGTAACGCCGTGATGAATGCCGACTCGAATGGTGCAGAAAACATTCGGCGTCGGTTAGACCAAGCAGAAAAGGTAACTCTGAATCCCCGGTCTTCCGGGGATAGGAGTAGCGGGCGTGTGGCACGTCCTGCGGTCAACCTGTTCCGTCGTGGAGAACACGACCCGAGTAGTGGACAGGGGACGTTCGCTGAACAAGCGAGCATCTGCAAACCGTAA
- a CDS encoding DUF7113 family protein gives MLFIRGRAGGTELTGTLYERGEQAPSFRGAPDEDAAYVWICDAFYEVDSGGTIQVIDDREINVAFESPMPRGFDTKDQALAAATEHIETQFARIGVDPKTVEVEVESAEPEAEAAADNI, from the coding sequence ATGTTGTTCATCCGCGGCCGCGCCGGCGGCACCGAACTCACCGGCACGCTGTACGAACGGGGCGAACAGGCCCCCTCGTTTCGCGGCGCTCCAGACGAGGACGCCGCCTACGTCTGGATCTGTGATGCCTTCTACGAGGTCGATAGTGGCGGCACGATACAGGTGATCGACGATCGGGAAATCAACGTCGCCTTCGAGTCGCCGATGCCCCGTGGTTTCGACACGAAAGACCAGGCGCTCGCAGCCGCAACCGAGCACATCGAGACGCAGTTCGCCAGAATCGGCGTCGACCCGAAAACGGTCGAGGTCGAAGTCGAGAGCGCAGAGCCGGAAGCGGAAGCCGCAGCCGACAATATATAG
- a CDS encoding DNA double-strand break repair nuclease NurA — MTLDPVHYDGIARLAHRIDHGADERDHRAFAETVWNEFLDPLAVDGSVVLEPVDGVSRHRVDMQDVALCEPPFDSTHGLDAGTINPTIFKNGLVIDIAQAAMSATPSDLDLHRSRTVIATVHATDPTAHVDETWDTFDEGFSRSRAIKVPPLPRFAEGVVHALALYLAESEHALEHAADVDDLLVLDGPLYPRGLLRWSDQHPDLATFLEEESRPKQVVQNYVRLVETFVERDVPLCGFVKNPATRVITRAVKSNDGDAPWADDATFFTRILERGSYVDDVDGDRWERDTDSLTYTGWFRSRGGVDRPLSVDGEALGVDRKLEPEAYEVTFFVAYDPRDDLLYRVEAPYAFVREERWREQLTMQILQDVAVAHGPPTGIEKADELARISAAEKRSLRETLEQSFDTAQRRSYDDKRWGDDFDR; from the coding sequence ATGACACTCGATCCGGTACACTACGACGGGATCGCCAGGCTCGCCCATCGGATCGACCACGGAGCTGACGAACGCGACCACCGGGCGTTCGCCGAGACCGTCTGGAACGAGTTTCTCGACCCGCTCGCGGTCGACGGGAGCGTGGTCCTCGAGCCGGTCGACGGTGTTTCTCGCCACCGTGTCGATATGCAAGACGTTGCGCTCTGTGAGCCCCCTTTCGATTCCACGCACGGTCTCGATGCGGGAACGATCAATCCGACGATTTTCAAAAACGGCCTGGTCATCGACATCGCACAGGCCGCGATGAGCGCGACGCCGAGCGACCTCGATTTACACCGCTCGAGGACCGTGATCGCGACCGTCCATGCCACCGATCCGACGGCCCACGTCGACGAGACCTGGGACACTTTCGACGAGGGATTCAGTCGGTCCCGAGCCATCAAAGTTCCACCGTTGCCACGGTTCGCCGAAGGCGTCGTCCACGCCCTCGCGCTGTACCTTGCCGAGAGCGAACACGCCCTCGAGCACGCCGCGGACGTCGACGACCTGCTCGTGCTGGACGGACCGTTGTACCCGCGAGGACTGCTTCGATGGTCGGACCAGCATCCCGATTTAGCGACGTTCCTCGAGGAAGAGTCTCGGCCGAAACAGGTCGTCCAGAACTACGTTCGACTGGTGGAGACGTTCGTCGAGCGCGACGTGCCGCTGTGTGGCTTCGTCAAGAACCCCGCCACCCGCGTCATCACCCGCGCCGTGAAATCGAACGATGGGGACGCCCCGTGGGCCGACGACGCGACCTTCTTCACCCGAATCCTCGAGCGGGGATCGTACGTCGATGACGTCGATGGCGACCGCTGGGAACGCGATACCGACTCGCTGACCTACACCGGCTGGTTCCGCTCGCGCGGCGGCGTGGACCGGCCGCTTTCGGTCGATGGAGAGGCGCTGGGCGTCGACCGAAAACTCGAGCCCGAAGCCTACGAGGTGACGTTTTTCGTCGCCTACGACCCGCGAGACGACTTGTTGTATCGGGTCGAAGCACCGTACGCGTTCGTACGCGAGGAGCGCTGGCGTGAGCAGTTGACGATGCAGATTCTACAGGACGTAGCCGTCGCTCACGGCCCGCCGACGGGCATCGAAAAGGCCGACGAACTCGCCCGGATTAGCGCCGCGGAAAAGCGTTCGCTTCGGGAGACCCTCGAGCAGAGCTTCGACACGGCACAACGGCGGAGTTACGACGACAAGCGGTGGGGCGACGATTTCGACCGGTAA
- a CDS encoding ammonium transporter, with protein sequence MIDAVALEATASDLETLATGMNLMWALVVTFLIFFMHAGFAMLEAGQVRSKNVANQLTKNMLTWAVGIGVFFLIGMGISNNVGAALVGGDSTPLTMFGAESFDWVMWLFSAVFAMTAATIVSGAVAGRAKLRAYVAYTFLLAAVIYPVAAGLVWYAPGENAVPLLTDLGFADFAGGMVVHGVGGVAGLTAAWIIGARMDKYNDDGSSNVIPGHSMTFAVLGTLILCFGWFGFNVGTAATVIDPGAAAEGVFQLGDFGYVGSVAMVTALGMGMGAIGASAVSLYMNGKVDTLYVANGMLAGLVGVTGPTDLITPMGALMIGLLAGAQLPLVFSFVEKTLKIDDVCAVFPVHGSAGMLGLIIYPLWSIEGTAIGGGLVAGGILSIEASAFGPQILGVAVLTIWTVLATAAVWGGFKAIGQARVTPEHERDGLDVSEHGVDTYPEFGRPEVATDGGELYTDGGVEETPIKMVTAIVRPDRLGAVKKSLADVGAPSLTVTNVSGRGSQPAKKGQWRGEEYTVDLHQKVKIECVVADVPAADVVDAIREGANTGEPGDGKIFVLPVEDACQVRTGDTGPEAV encoded by the coding sequence ATGATAGACGCCGTCGCACTCGAGGCGACAGCATCTGACCTCGAGACGCTCGCCACGGGGATGAACCTGATGTGGGCCCTCGTGGTTACCTTCCTCATCTTCTTCATGCACGCCGGGTTCGCGATGCTCGAGGCGGGCCAGGTTCGCTCGAAGAACGTGGCGAACCAGTTGACGAAGAACATGCTGACCTGGGCGGTCGGTATCGGAGTGTTCTTCCTGATCGGGATGGGGATTTCGAACAACGTCGGTGCGGCGCTGGTCGGTGGCGATTCGACTCCGTTGACCATGTTCGGTGCCGAATCGTTCGACTGGGTCATGTGGCTGTTCAGCGCGGTGTTCGCGATGACAGCTGCAACCATCGTCTCGGGGGCCGTCGCCGGTCGCGCGAAGCTCCGTGCGTACGTGGCGTACACGTTCTTGCTTGCGGCCGTTATCTACCCGGTGGCCGCTGGTCTCGTGTGGTACGCACCAGGTGAGAACGCCGTTCCACTGCTCACCGACCTCGGCTTCGCCGATTTCGCCGGCGGGATGGTCGTCCACGGTGTGGGCGGCGTCGCTGGCCTCACGGCGGCCTGGATCATCGGTGCCAGAATGGACAAGTACAACGACGACGGCTCGAGCAACGTCATTCCCGGACATTCGATGACTTTTGCCGTACTCGGGACGCTGATCCTCTGTTTCGGCTGGTTCGGTTTCAACGTCGGCACCGCGGCGACGGTCATCGACCCGGGCGCGGCCGCCGAAGGCGTCTTCCAGCTCGGTGACTTCGGCTACGTCGGCAGCGTTGCGATGGTCACCGCACTCGGCATGGGGATGGGCGCAATCGGTGCGTCCGCGGTCTCGCTGTACATGAACGGCAAAGTCGACACGCTGTACGTGGCAAACGGCATGCTCGCCGGTCTGGTCGGTGTCACTGGTCCGACCGACCTGATCACGCCCATGGGCGCGCTGATGATCGGTCTGCTCGCCGGCGCGCAGCTCCCGCTCGTGTTCAGCTTCGTCGAGAAGACCCTGAAAATCGACGACGTCTGTGCGGTCTTCCCCGTCCACGGAAGTGCGGGGATGCTCGGACTGATCATCTACCCGCTGTGGTCCATCGAAGGCACCGCTATCGGCGGCGGACTCGTCGCGGGCGGCATCCTCTCTATCGAGGCCAGCGCCTTCGGCCCACAGATTCTGGGCGTCGCCGTCCTCACCATCTGGACGGTGCTCGCAACCGCAGCCGTCTGGGGCGGCTTCAAAGCGATCGGTCAGGCTCGAGTCACCCCCGAACACGAGCGTGACGGCCTCGACGTCTCCGAACACGGCGTCGACACCTACCCAGAGTTCGGCCGCCCGGAGGTCGCAACTGACGGTGGCGAACTGTACACCGACGGCGGCGTCGAGGAGACGCCGATCAAGATGGTTACCGCCATCGTTCGTCCGGACCGCCTCGGTGCGGTCAAAAAGAGCCTTGCAGACGTGGGTGCCCCGTCGCTGACGGTCACCAACGTCTCCGGTCGCGGCTCTCAGCCGGCGAAGAAAGGCCAGTGGCGCGGCGAGGAGTACACCGTCGACCTCCACCAGAAAGTCAAAATCGAGTGTGTCGTCGCCGACGTTCCCGCAGCGGACGTCGTCGACGCGATTCGCGAGGGCGCAAACACCGGCGAACCTGGCGACGGCAAGATCTTCGTCCTCCCGGTCGAGGACGCCTGCCAGGTCCGCACGGGCGATACGGGCCCCGAAGCGGTCTAA
- a CDS encoding ATP-binding protein → MTDADLGDFDPLSTGEDGIEDESGSDSSEPADTPETETDEFETVSLEPQGTDSGIGTICVSQGLRVATDSDETNLRAYVTAENRSSIRLGSYVLASYPDGERLFCQIAGLEYAQQYHTDDATEIHARRAMRGNGFDPDAEADYKFVAELEPIAVLYNDRSEPSSANSGTSSADDGELKRRMTDRVPKPQTVISQATDTEEIKTGLKMPENGVFLGHLSVGGEKVRTNTSPPTIDYRLKDDYEAGDPLVFRHTLIAGGTGSGKTHGAKNILRQYLADERRYPMTDGRTVNPAVVQFDPQDEYAQMHDDNPDLDTEFARRLEREGLAYGGHEETTAFVPKVGTSSYAAGHHRAEQVEFTIPFSMCRERPWLVSGGSLNDNQYGALTYLISRFFNQYGAGGSYREFKSFLDDPALREELDESGRVHEATYDAVRRRVFGFDAVFDQDARPITELIDSFVAPGQLSVVPTYHINDSRATEAVVLALSSLLIDQKLSNDPDYDRIKETPLILGMDEAHNFLTDADSVQARKVIQKFTEAAKQGRKERLGLFLITQDPQDIDDAVFKQINTTVVLNLGDEDAIKSVNIPSDLESKVPYMEKGQMVVYSPDNSEPVELIGLSTCLTRHGRD, encoded by the coding sequence ATGACCGACGCGGATCTGGGTGATTTCGACCCGCTCTCGACCGGCGAGGACGGAATCGAAGACGAAAGCGGGAGCGACTCGAGCGAGCCAGCAGACACCCCCGAAACGGAGACGGATGAGTTCGAGACGGTATCCCTCGAGCCACAGGGAACCGATTCCGGTATCGGGACCATCTGCGTCTCACAGGGACTGCGGGTGGCGACCGACAGCGACGAGACGAACCTGCGGGCGTACGTCACCGCGGAAAACCGCTCGTCGATTCGTCTCGGAAGTTACGTACTGGCCAGTTATCCGGACGGCGAACGGCTGTTCTGTCAGATCGCCGGCCTCGAGTACGCCCAGCAGTATCACACCGACGACGCGACCGAGATCCACGCGCGTCGAGCGATGCGAGGAAACGGCTTCGACCCGGATGCGGAGGCCGACTACAAGTTCGTGGCCGAACTCGAACCGATTGCGGTGTTGTACAATGACCGCTCGGAGCCGAGTTCTGCGAACAGCGGGACATCGTCTGCCGACGATGGCGAACTCAAAAGACGGATGACCGATCGGGTGCCAAAACCCCAGACCGTAATCAGCCAGGCGACAGACACCGAGGAGATCAAAACGGGACTGAAGATGCCCGAAAACGGCGTTTTTCTGGGACATCTCTCCGTCGGCGGTGAGAAGGTCCGGACGAACACGTCGCCGCCGACCATCGATTACCGGCTCAAAGACGATTACGAAGCCGGCGACCCGCTCGTCTTCCGGCACACGCTCATCGCCGGCGGCACGGGCTCGGGGAAAACTCACGGCGCGAAAAACATCCTCAGGCAGTATCTGGCCGACGAACGCCGGTATCCGATGACCGACGGCCGCACGGTCAACCCGGCCGTCGTCCAGTTCGACCCCCAGGACGAGTACGCTCAGATGCACGACGACAACCCCGACCTCGACACCGAGTTTGCCCGACGCCTCGAGCGAGAGGGACTCGCCTATGGGGGCCACGAGGAGACGACTGCGTTCGTGCCGAAAGTCGGTACCTCCAGTTACGCCGCGGGTCACCACCGGGCCGAACAGGTCGAGTTCACCATCCCGTTCTCGATGTGTCGTGAGCGGCCCTGGCTCGTCTCGGGCGGGTCGCTCAACGATAACCAGTACGGAGCCCTCACCTATCTCATCAGCCGCTTTTTCAACCAGTACGGCGCCGGCGGGAGCTACCGCGAGTTCAAATCGTTTCTCGACGACCCGGCGCTTCGGGAGGAACTCGACGAATCGGGCCGGGTCCACGAGGCGACCTACGACGCCGTGCGTCGGCGAGTGTTCGGCTTCGACGCCGTCTTCGACCAGGACGCTCGCCCCATCACTGAACTGATCGATTCGTTCGTCGCACCCGGCCAACTCAGCGTCGTCCCCACCTACCACATCAACGACTCTCGAGCGACCGAGGCCGTCGTCCTCGCGCTCTCGAGTCTTCTGATCGATCAGAAGCTCTCGAACGACCCCGACTACGACCGGATCAAAGAGACGCCGCTGATTCTGGGGATGGACGAGGCCCACAACTTCCTGACCGACGCCGACAGCGTCCAGGCTCGAAAGGTAATCCAGAAGTTCACCGAAGCGGCCAAACAGGGACGAAAGGAGCGACTCGGGCTCTTTCTCATCACCCAGGATCCCCAGGATATCGACGATGCGGTGTTCAAACAGATCAACACCACCGTCGTCCTCAACCTGGGCGACGAGGATGCCATCAAGAGCGTCAACATCCCGAGCGACCTCGAGTCCAAGGTTCCCTACATGGAGAAAGGCCAGATGGTCGTCTACTCGCCGGACAACTCCGAACCCGTCGAGTTGATCGGCCTCTCGACGTGTCTCACTCGACACGGTCGAGACTGA
- the hemB gene encoding porphobilinogen synthase, producing the protein MDLTHRPRRLRKDGIRTLVSETSLEPSDFIAPVFVDATTDERVAIDSMPGHERVPLEEAVPRVEEVRETGVEAVMLFGIPESKDRAGTRAWADDGVVQAATRRITAETDTYVITDACLCEYTDHGHCGPLEADVLGGENGHECHDHGLTVDNDATLEALEKIAVSQADAGADMIAPSGMMDGMVGAIRGALDESGHTDVPVMSYAAKYQSAFYGPFRDAADGAPSFGDRRHYQMDPGNRREALREVALDVEEGADVLMVKPALPYLDIVSDLRREFDHPIAAYNVSGEYAMLHAASEKGWLDLEATALESLLSIKRAGADLILTYFAEDIARKISS; encoded by the coding sequence ATGGACCTGACACACCGCCCTCGCCGCCTTCGAAAGGACGGAATTCGAACTCTCGTCAGCGAGACGAGTCTGGAGCCGTCCGACTTTATCGCCCCGGTGTTCGTCGACGCGACGACCGACGAGCGCGTGGCTATCGATTCGATGCCAGGCCACGAACGCGTGCCGCTCGAGGAGGCTGTCCCCCGCGTCGAGGAAGTCCGGGAAACGGGCGTCGAGGCGGTGATGCTCTTTGGCATTCCCGAGTCCAAAGACCGGGCGGGAACGCGGGCATGGGCTGACGACGGGGTCGTCCAGGCGGCGACCCGGCGGATAACGGCCGAGACCGACACCTACGTGATCACCGACGCCTGTCTCTGTGAGTACACCGACCACGGCCACTGTGGCCCGCTCGAGGCGGATGTTCTTGGGGGTGAGAACGGCCACGAGTGCCACGACCACGGCCTCACCGTCGACAACGACGCGACGCTCGAGGCGCTGGAGAAAATCGCCGTCTCCCAGGCTGATGCGGGTGCGGACATGATCGCCCCGAGCGGAATGATGGACGGGATGGTCGGCGCGATTCGCGGCGCACTCGACGAGAGCGGCCACACGGACGTGCCAGTGATGAGCTACGCGGCGAAGTACCAGAGCGCGTTCTACGGTCCGTTCCGCGACGCTGCGGATGGCGCACCATCATTCGGCGACCGTCGGCACTACCAGATGGACCCGGGCAACCGCCGGGAGGCACTGCGTGAAGTCGCCCTCGACGTCGAGGAGGGAGCCGACGTGTTGATGGTCAAACCGGCACTGCCGTACCTCGACATCGTGAGCGACCTTCGCCGGGAGTTCGACCATCCCATCGCGGCCTACAACGTCTCCGGCGAGTACGCCATGTTACACGCCGCGAGCGAGAAGGGCTGGCTCGACCTCGAGGCGACCGCCCTCGAGTCGCTGCTGTCGATCAAACGGGCTGGTGCGGATCTGATTTTGACGTACTTCGCGGAAGATATCGCCCGAAAAATTTCATCGTAG
- a CDS encoding aspartate/glutamate racemase family protein has protein sequence MDELQTVGILGGMSSESTIEYYRRIDAGINDVYGDHAAGDLLIRSVNFAEIERCIRNEQWDTAAGVLTEAARDLERGGADFLIMATNTMHKVAPQLTDALSIPFLHIVDVTADAILAEDIQTVGVLGTKTTMEAPFYRDRFANHGIEVVVPDAEQREAVDSIIFDELTNGLVREDSKERYLSVIDTLTAKEADGLVLGCTEIEMLVKQSDRPDVPMFDTTALHTERAIERCLSE, from the coding sequence ATGGACGAGCTTCAAACAGTTGGGATCTTAGGCGGCATGAGCAGTGAATCCACTATCGAGTACTACCGCCGTATTGATGCGGGCATCAATGACGTGTACGGTGACCACGCTGCAGGCGATCTGCTAATTCGGAGTGTGAACTTCGCAGAGATCGAACGGTGTATCCGAAACGAGCAGTGGGACACTGCCGCAGGAGTTCTGACTGAAGCTGCCCGTGATCTCGAGCGCGGTGGTGCTGATTTTCTCATTATGGCGACGAACACGATGCACAAAGTCGCGCCCCAACTAACCGATGCACTCTCGATACCGTTCCTTCACATCGTCGACGTCACAGCCGATGCGATACTGGCCGAAGACATCCAGACCGTCGGTGTCCTTGGAACGAAGACCACGATGGAAGCACCGTTTTACCGAGACCGATTCGCGAATCATGGCATCGAGGTCGTCGTCCCGGACGCCGAGCAGCGTGAGGCAGTCGATTCCATCATATTCGACGAATTGACGAACGGCCTTGTCCGGGAAGACTCCAAAGAACGGTATCTTTCTGTGATCGATACGTTGACCGCGAAGGAGGCAGACGGGCTTGTATTAGGCTGTACGGAGATCGAAATGCTCGTAAAACAAAGCGACCGCCCCGATGTACCGATGTTCGATACGACAGCACTGCACACCGAACGCGCAATCGAGCGGTGTCTCTCCGAATGA
- a CDS encoding DUF7350 domain-containing protein — MYGEGDVSRRGLLCGCVGAGALALAGCLEGDSTDAEEGNGDDDTETIGEDGVPAFPEIENPPDVVYRPTHREEMVMLEPVEAGPYLFGPMLTYPHPFWLTQGRDVQRVDPSASDDVHLMVTAWDRETGLVIPLDSSPVFELFYDGESIAEERPWLMISQQMGFHFGDNVALGEDGTYRVEGRISPLSVRRTGAFAGRFDDAVSFSFEFELGDELRNLVTDIEYFPEEEWGEPGALEPMDHGGHGHDDHEHGDHTEGDHHDDHDHGDHTEGDHHDDHDHGEHHAIPYSALPPADELPGTHQASLESGDAVFEVTLLESGSRFVDDDSWYLGVSPRSPYNRCVLPLMDLEAVVDGEPHQLVETMDDALHHHYGTALEGDPDGASLDLEVITPPQVTRHQGYETAFLEMPAMSTELSR, encoded by the coding sequence ATGTACGGTGAGGGCGACGTTTCCAGGCGCGGTCTGTTGTGCGGATGTGTTGGGGCAGGCGCACTTGCACTTGCGGGCTGTCTCGAGGGTGATTCGACGGATGCCGAGGAGGGAAACGGCGACGATGACACGGAGACGATAGGCGAGGATGGGGTGCCCGCGTTTCCGGAGATCGAGAACCCCCCGGACGTTGTGTACCGTCCAACACATCGCGAGGAGATGGTGATGCTCGAGCCGGTCGAGGCTGGCCCCTATCTTTTCGGACCGATGCTGACCTATCCGCACCCGTTCTGGCTTACTCAGGGGCGGGACGTCCAGCGTGTCGACCCGTCGGCCAGCGACGACGTCCATCTGATGGTGACTGCCTGGGACCGGGAAACGGGGCTCGTCATCCCGCTCGACTCGAGCCCGGTGTTCGAACTGTTTTACGATGGGGAATCGATCGCGGAAGAACGACCGTGGCTCATGATCTCCCAGCAGATGGGCTTTCACTTTGGCGACAACGTGGCGCTGGGTGAGGACGGCACCTATCGCGTCGAGGGTCGAATTAGTCCGCTTTCCGTGCGACGGACCGGTGCCTTTGCGGGGCGATTCGACGATGCGGTCTCGTTTTCCTTCGAGTTCGAGTTGGGCGATGAGTTGCGGAATCTCGTCACCGACATCGAGTACTTCCCCGAAGAAGAGTGGGGCGAACCCGGCGCACTCGAGCCGATGGACCACGGTGGACACGGGCACGACGATCACGAACACGGGGATCATACCGAGGGGGACCACCACGATGACCACGACCACGGGGATCATACCGAGGGGGACCACCACGATGACCACGACCACGGAGAGCACCACGCGATCCCCTACTCTGCACTCCCACCGGCCGACGAACTTCCCGGCACCCACCAGGCGTCACTCGAGAGCGGCGACGCCGTCTTCGAAGTCACGCTACTCGAGTCCGGTTCCCGGTTCGTCGACGACGATTCGTGGTATCTCGGGGTTTCGCCGCGGTCGCCGTACAACCGGTGTGTACTCCCGTTGATGGACCTCGAGGCCGTCGTCGACGGCGAACCCCACCAGCTGGTCGAGACGATGGACGACGCACTGCACCACCACTACGGTACCGCACTCGAGGGTGATCCCGACGGTGCTTCCCTCGACCTCGAGGTCATCACCCCACCGCAGGTGACTCGCCATCAGGGTTACGAAACCGCGTTTCTCGAGATGCCTGCGATGTCGACGGAACTGTCACGATGA